ATGGATATTCGCAAAGTCATCTACACCACCAATGCCATTGAGTCGCTCAATCGCTCATTGCGCAAGGTAATTAAGACCAAGGCTGTGTTCCCAGATGAGGAGTCCGTGTTCAAGTTGATGTATTTGGCAATGAACAACATTGCCAAGCGATGGAACCGACCAATTAAGAACTGGAAAGCAGCCTTGTCACATTTTGCTATCCTATTTCCAGGACGCTTCAACTATTGACGATCTCAAGGCTTACACAAAAATCTGAACGCTCTCTGTTGAATGACTCAGGCAAGAACATCCCTTTACTGCCATCAGTCCCAAATCTGAGGTTGATGCCAATCACAATGAGGCTCACAATAGTTCCCTTAGACGACGAGCTAGCGCCTATCACAGACGACAGAACTACTACGCAAAAGTCGTTGAAGGATTGCAGAGGGCTTTAGAGCTTGCCTCTAAATGATTATTAAGTTTGCTCTTGTAATTTTGCTAAACGACGCAGCATTAGCCTCGTCATCACTCCATAAATCATAGCCTGGCTCATCTCTGGCAACACTTCGTAGTCCTTACTCAAACGTCGGCAGGAATTCCACCAGGCAAACGTTCGCTCCACAATCCATGGTTTGGGTAAAATCTCAAATTCAGCGCTATGACGACAAATCACTTCAACCTCAGCCCCAGTTAATTGGTTGACGACCCGAGCAAAATTGGCTCCAATAAATCTCTGGTCTACCCAGACAACGCTGAGATACTCAGTAGCAGCCTCGCTCGCTTCGAAGACCACAGCTGCCCCGCCTAAGCGCTCTGGACAACTGGCCTCGATAACAACCACTGCAATCAGCAAACCTAAGGTATCGACGAGGATAAATCGCTTCCGTCCTTTAACCGTTTTTCCCTGCGTTGTAGCCGTAGACCTCCCCCTTTTTTCCGTCGTTTTGACGGATTGAGAATCGAGGATAGCAGCGCTTGGCTGAGTTGTCTTGCCAGTCGTTTGCCGAAGTTGGATTCTCAACTGGTCATGGACTGTTGCCAGATGCCTAATCTCTGCCAATGTCGTAGATAGTTATAGATCGTTTGCCAGGGTGGAAAGTCGCTTGGCAACCCTCGCCAAGTACAACCCTCTCGTTGCACGTAGAATATGGCATTAACAATTTCACGAAAGTCAACTTCTCTCGGATGGCCAATTGCTGATTCAGCAGGGAGCAAGGGTTCTATCACCTTCCACTCGGCATCAGTTAAGTCGCTGGGATACTCTTTGCGAAGCATCTTGTTAGAGTTGAGTGCTGACTTCAGCTTCACTCACGAGGTTTGCTTCCAACTTGCAACTTCATCTTTCTTTAGAAACAGCCTCTAAGGGAATGCATTGGGTAATGGCTAAACTCCTGCTGCAACTTCCCCATGTAAAAGCGGAAAGCCTAGAGCCTCGCGCTGCCTTAAATACAAATGAGCTACCTGGCGTGCCATATGCCGAACTCTTCCAATGTAGCGAGTTCGCTCCGTTACCGAAATCACACCCCGGGCATCAAGCAAGTTAAATGTATGGGAGCACTTCAACACCTGATCAAAGGCAGGCAGTACCAATCCCTTCTCCATTAACTGTTCAGCCTCCTGCTCATAGAGTTTGAACAAAGTAAACAGTAGGTCTGGATTCGAAGCTTCAA
The Neosynechococcus sphagnicola sy1 genome window above contains:
- a CDS encoding IS5 family transposase (programmed frameshift); this translates as MLRKEYPSDLTDAEWKVIEPLLPAESAIGHPREVDFREIVNAIFYVQREGCTWRGLPSDFPPWQTIYNYLRHWQRLGIWQPVHDQLRIQLRQTTGKTTQPSAAILDSQSVKTTEKRGRSTATTQGKTVKGRKRFILVDTLGLLIAVVVIEASCPERLGGAAVVFEASEAATEYLSVVWVDQRFIGANFARVVNQLTGAEVEVICRHSAEFEILPKPWIVERTFAWWNSCRRLSKDYEVLPEMSQAMIYGVMTRLMLRRLAKLQEQT
- a CDS encoding IS256 family transposase — protein: DAKAVAADLKPIYQATTLEEAEAALDAFSTKWDALYPAISQIWIRHWDNVIPIFDDPMDIRKVIYTTNAIESLNRSLRKVIKTKAVFPDEESVFKLMYLAMNNIAKRWNRPIKNWKAALSHFAILFPGRFNY